From one Salvelinus sp. IW2-2015 linkage group LG11, ASM291031v2, whole genome shotgun sequence genomic stretch:
- the LOC111969919 gene encoding transcriptional adapter 3 isoform X2 encodes MSELKDCPPLKYYDFKPVEHVKVCPRYTAVLGRSEDDGIGIEELDTLQLELETLLSSASRRLRALEEQRQILTDWQDKKGDKRFLKLGKDADLSASSRHKPKKQKLDGKGSHGPGPGPGRPKSKNLQPKVQEYEFWASVEPYCADXTNEEIRVLEELLKPPDDEAEYYKIPALGKHYSQRWAQEDLLEEQREGARANDKKKSLMGPLSELDAKDVDALLKKSESQHDPPDDGCPFGPLTQRLLQALVEENIISPMEDSPIPDISGKDGGNEGAGTSPRSQGKAFSVPHTRSLEARIKEELMSQGLLDSEERPGAGGDSEDEVLAELHKRQAELKALSAHNRSRKQELLRLAKEEMRKQELRQRVRVSDNEVMEGFRRIMAARQKKRTPTKKEKDQAWKALKERDSILKLLDG; translated from the exons ATGAGTGAGTTGAAGGACTGCCCGCCTCTAAAGTACTATGACTTTAAGCCAGTAGAGCATGTCAAGGTGTGCCCCCGCTACACTGCCGTGCTTGGGCGCTCAGAGGACGATGGCATCGGTATTGAGGAGCTGGACACACTGCAGCTGGAGCTGGAGACTCTCCTGTCCTCTGCTAGCCGCCGTCTCAGAGCTCTAGAAGAACAGAGGCAG ATCCTCACAGACTGGCAGGATAAGAAAGGGGACAAGCGCTTTTTGAAGCTGGGAAAGGACGCAGACCTCTCAGCCTCATCACGTCACAAACCGAAGAAGCAGAAACTCGATGGAAAGGGCAGTCACGGGCCTGGGCCTGGTCCTGGACGACCTAAATCCAAAAATCTGCAGCCCAAAGTCCAGGAGTACGA ATTTTGGGCATCAGTAGAGCCATACTGTGCTGACATKACGAATGAAGAAATCCGGGTTCTGGAAGAACTCCTGAAGCCCCCGGATGATGAGGCTGAATACTACAAG ATTCCGGCATTGGGGAAACACTACTCTCAGCGATGGGCTCAGGAGGATCTGCTGGAGGAACAGCGGGAAGGGGCTCGAGCCAACGACAAGAAGAAAAGCCTCATGGGACCACTGTCTGAACTAGACGCAAAAG ATGTGGATGCCCTGCTAAAAAAGTCAGAGTCCCAGCACGACCCACCAGATGATGGTTGTCCCTTTGGTCCTCTTACACAGCGGCTCCTTCAGGCTCTTGTCGAG GAGAATATCATATCACCTATGGAGGATTCTCCAATCCCTGACATAtctgggaaggatggagggaacgAGGGGGCTGGGACCTCACCTCGCAGCCAGGGCAAAGCTTTTAG TGTTCCTCACACGCGCTCTCTCGAGGCACGGATTAAGGAGGAGCTGATGTCTCAGGGGCTGCTGGATTCTGAGGAGCGACCCGGAGCAGGCGGAGACTCCGAGGATGAGGTGCTCGCTGAGCTCCACAAGAGACAGGCTGAACTCAAAGCCCTGAGTGCCCACAACAGATCCCGTAAGCAGGAGTTACTCCG CCTGGCAAAGGAGGAGATGCGGAAGCAGGAGTTGCGGCAGAGGGTCCGGGTGTCTGATAATGAGGTCATGGAGGGCTTCCGTCGCATTATGGCTGCCAGGCAGAAGAAACGCACACCGACAAAGAAGGAGAAGGATCAGGCATGGAAAGCACTGAAGGAAAGAGACAGCATCCTCAAGCTGCTGGATGGGTAG
- the LOC111969919 gene encoding transcriptional adapter 3 isoform X1 produces MSELKDCPPLKYYDFKPVEHVKVCPRYTAVLGRSEDDGIGIEELDTLQLELETLLSSASRRLRALEEQRQILTDWQDKKGDKRFLKLGKDADLSASSRHKPKKQKLDGKGSHGPGPGPGRPKSKNLQPKVQEYELSEDPQDIPRNPKNDAPNRFWASVEPYCADXTNEEIRVLEELLKPPDDEAEYYKIPALGKHYSQRWAQEDLLEEQREGARANDKKKSLMGPLSELDAKDVDALLKKSESQHDPPDDGCPFGPLTQRLLQALVEENIISPMEDSPIPDISGKDGGNEGAGTSPRSQGKAFSVPHTRSLEARIKEELMSQGLLDSEERPGAGGDSEDEVLAELHKRQAELKALSAHNRSRKQELLRLAKEEMRKQELRQRVRVSDNEVMEGFRRIMAARQKKRTPTKKEKDQAWKALKERDSILKLLDG; encoded by the exons ATGAGTGAGTTGAAGGACTGCCCGCCTCTAAAGTACTATGACTTTAAGCCAGTAGAGCATGTCAAGGTGTGCCCCCGCTACACTGCCGTGCTTGGGCGCTCAGAGGACGATGGCATCGGTATTGAGGAGCTGGACACACTGCAGCTGGAGCTGGAGACTCTCCTGTCCTCTGCTAGCCGCCGTCTCAGAGCTCTAGAAGAACAGAGGCAG ATCCTCACAGACTGGCAGGATAAGAAAGGGGACAAGCGCTTTTTGAAGCTGGGAAAGGACGCAGACCTCTCAGCCTCATCACGTCACAAACCGAAGAAGCAGAAACTCGATGGAAAGGGCAGTCACGGGCCTGGGCCTGGTCCTGGACGACCTAAATCCAAAAATCTGCAGCCCAAAGTCCAGGAGTACGAGTTAAGTGAGGATCCACAGGACATTCCCCGTAATCCTAAGAATGATGCCCCCAACAG ATTTTGGGCATCAGTAGAGCCATACTGTGCTGACATKACGAATGAAGAAATCCGGGTTCTGGAAGAACTCCTGAAGCCCCCGGATGATGAGGCTGAATACTACAAG ATTCCGGCATTGGGGAAACACTACTCTCAGCGATGGGCTCAGGAGGATCTGCTGGAGGAACAGCGGGAAGGGGCTCGAGCCAACGACAAGAAGAAAAGCCTCATGGGACCACTGTCTGAACTAGACGCAAAAG ATGTGGATGCCCTGCTAAAAAAGTCAGAGTCCCAGCACGACCCACCAGATGATGGTTGTCCCTTTGGTCCTCTTACACAGCGGCTCCTTCAGGCTCTTGTCGAG GAGAATATCATATCACCTATGGAGGATTCTCCAATCCCTGACATAtctgggaaggatggagggaacgAGGGGGCTGGGACCTCACCTCGCAGCCAGGGCAAAGCTTTTAG TGTTCCTCACACGCGCTCTCTCGAGGCACGGATTAAGGAGGAGCTGATGTCTCAGGGGCTGCTGGATTCTGAGGAGCGACCCGGAGCAGGCGGAGACTCCGAGGATGAGGTGCTCGCTGAGCTCCACAAGAGACAGGCTGAACTCAAAGCCCTGAGTGCCCACAACAGATCCCGTAAGCAGGAGTTACTCCG CCTGGCAAAGGAGGAGATGCGGAAGCAGGAGTTGCGGCAGAGGGTCCGGGTGTCTGATAATGAGGTCATGGAGGGCTTCCGTCGCATTATGGCTGCCAGGCAGAAGAAACGCACACCGACAAAGAAGGAGAAGGATCAGGCATGGAAAGCACTGAAGGAAAGAGACAGCATCCTCAAGCTGCTGGATGGGTAG